The Drosophila innubila isolate TH190305 chromosome 3R unlocalized genomic scaffold, UK_Dinn_1.0 2_E_3R, whole genome shotgun sequence genome has a segment encoding these proteins:
- the LOC117792629 gene encoding ionotropic receptor 75a yields MIKFQVKIILWIFIISARFLCGAQIENINSNDLLAFEDFLRFQRLKHVLVLRLPQAEEPNWTLQIESYKQLLANYMVQFFTPNMAANFKEQFYYEAPRTAVLVKALESDAARRWACAFESASEGGYFNNSQAWFMLGSSQPNRTDESIIEEHLSAYNINIDADITVAMRWTHCLNFLLYDVYRVGQHAPLQVKSKGEWSLPGGYKLWPKFRCHWMRRRSNLNNITLIGSTALIEKPTGYDDLSYLSNDRQLLQLDPMQRKTYQLFKLMESMFNLSLDVRFTDNWGQLQPNGSWSGVMGQITSGEAHFALCPIRFVLDRQRYVQFSPVLHTQLIHFLFRHPRRSSIRNIFFEPLSTQVWWCVLALVVCSTLLLPLHVDLERRQHTLQHQLPAVGGHVAFAWFTILETYLQQGPASELFHLPSTRLLISASCLFSFMLMQFYGAFIVGSMLSDTPRSIVSLQALYESSLEIGMENISYNYALFTNTTNQLVRNVYSQRICRGHGQQLNILDIHQGAERIREGGFAFHAAIDRMYRLLIELLDEQQFCELQEIMFNPPYVSGSVLPKSSPWREHLAQAVLHLGETGLMQYNDRLWTVPKPDCTLIKATQVEVDLKHFAPALFALLLAMFVSFAVFLVELLLGWINVQRKQKQKAKSGV; encoded by the exons ATGATTAAGTTCCAAGTGAAAATAATTCTAtggatttttataatttcggCAAGATTTTTATGTGGCgcgcaaattgaaaacataaattCCAATGACCTGCTTGCTTTCGAGGACTTTTTACGCTTCCAGCGCTTAAAGCATGTTCTTGTCCTGCGGCTCCCACAAGCTGAGGAGCCCAACTGGACGCTGCAAATTGAAAGCTACAAGCAACTGCTGGCCAACTATATGGTGCAGTTTTTTACTCCCAACATGGCTGCGAATTTCAAAGAGCAATTTTACTATGAGGCTCCACGAACTGCGGTGTTGGTTAAGGCACTCGAAAGCGATGCTGCAAGGCGTTGGGCGTGTGCTTTCGAATCAGCCTCTGAGGGGGGTTACTTTAACAATAGTCAGGCATGGTTTATGCTGGGCTCCAGTCAGCCGAATCGAACAGATGAGAGCATCATTGAAGAGCATTTGTCTGCATATAACATAAACATTGATGCGGATATAACAGTGGCAATGAGATGGAC ccACTGCCTCAACTTCTTGTTGTACGATGTCTATAGAGTGGGTCAACATGCGCCGCTGCAAGTGAAATCGAAGGGCGAATGGAGCTTGCCAGGTGGCTATAAACTTTGGCCAAAATTCCGCTGTCATTGGATGAGGCGGCGTAGCAACTTGAACAACATCACGCTGATTGGCAGCACTGCG TTGATTGAGAAGCCCACGGGCTATGACGATTTGAGTTATCTTAGCAACGATAGGCAACTCCTTCAGCTGGATCCGATGCAGCGGAAAACCTATCAGCTCTTCAAACTTATGGAGAGCATGTTTAATCTGAG TCTGGATGTACGTTTCACCGACAATTGGGGGCAACTGCAGCCAAACGGCAGCTGGTCGGGGGTCATGGGTCAAATCACAAGCGGAGAGGCGCACTTTGCCCTCTGCCCCATACGCTTTGTGCTGGACAGGCAGCGTTATGTGCAGTTCTCGCCCGTGTTGCATACACAGCT CATCCACTTTTTGTTTCGCCATCCACGACGAAGCAGTATCCGCAACATATTCTTTGAGCCGCTGAGCACGCAAGTCTGGTGGTGCGTCCTAGCATTGGTGGTGTGCAGcacgttgctgttgccgttgcacgTCGACTTGGAGCGACGGCAACACACGTTGCAGCATCAATTGCCGGCAGTGGGAGGACACGTGGCATTCGCTTGGTTCACTATACTGGAAACATATCTGCAACAGGGTCCGGCATCGGAGCTGTTCCATCTGCCGTCCACTCGGCTGTTGATTAGCGCCAGTTGCTTGTTCAGTTTTATGCTGATGCAGTTCTATGGCGCCTTCATTGTGGGCTCCATGCTGTCGGATACACCACGCAGCATTGTCAGTCTCCAGGCGCTGTACGAGAGCAGTCTGGAGATTGGCATGGAGAACATTTCGTATAATTATGCGCTATTTACCAATACTACCAACCAACTGGTGCGAAATGTCTACAGTCAGCGCATTTGCCGAGGCCATGGTCAACAACTTAACATCCTGGACATTCATCAGGGTGCGGAGCGGATTCGAGAGGGTGGCTTTGCCTTTCACGCGGCCATCGATCGCATGTACCGCCTGCTTATCGAGTTACTGGACGAGCAGCAGTTCTGTGAGCTTCAGGAGATCATGTTTAATCCACCCTATGTGTCCGGCTCGGTGCTGCCCAAAAGTTCGCCCTGGCGCGAGCACTTGGCCCAAGCCGTGCTCCATCTGGGTGAAACCGGTCTTATGCAGTACAATGACAGGCTGTGGACGGTGCCAAAGCCAGACTGTACTCTAATTAAGGCCACTCAGGTGGAGGTGGACCTCAAGCACTTTGCACCCGCTCTCTTCGCACTGCTCTTGGCCATGTTTGTCAGTTTCGCCGTGTTCCTCGTCGAACTGCTGCTCGGATGGATCAATGTGCAgcgcaaacaaaaacagaaagcCAAGTCAGGTGTCTAA
- the LOC117790391 gene encoding modular serine protease-like, with translation MPKMFSYKVFGICLILQYLQSADAAAMKQNCYEGQFQCKNGECISADLKCNAKLDCTDGSDETFEHCYQSKCLKHRCAYGGCFEDSQHCDGKIDCIDGTDENEFTCANSTKMAELLNNKIRGECRDKPYTQYQCQQSKECISYSQVCDGVEQCRDKSDESIELCAANSCPEGSFRCAYGACIAISAACNHAIDCRDESDEVTSICKSWHNLSSDANWEISQWKITPAIDTHAPESAIPMAGNKAAAQPLSEEKSCIVPTDDKAVKLRTMFNGSPYYEGNDVTHLTTIGLGCSPKHILKGTEVNTCDNGKWKAPWPKCVRFCDRNQITNDPKINVICRYRNKIFDCFNEPAIVNTIAEITCAPGYIPEGNVAKSDRVCSSDGSWRRLDAKSSRLKCKPDCGKTFSTVEGYPWVVSIYRHTSNSNFRFSCLGAIIDPFFVLTAASCFSPSPVPHTTQVVLGNHSIGFNSAKEHGFDTFNIANIDVEEFKPFALLKMVNPFTLSAKVRPICLQNFSGNTSQDPVEPWRVLGEPLVYLDPKTNTFNLTHIVENDKRLTFNIKNEIVNEIKQNDYLLVN, from the exons atgccaaaaatgtttAGTTATAAGGTATTTGGCATTTGCCTAATACTTCAATATTTGCAAAGTG ctgatgctgctgcaatGAAACAAAACTGCTACGAGGGTCAATTCCAATGCAAAAATGGAGAGTGTATAAGTGCTGATTTGAAGTGTAATGCTAAGTTGGATTGTACAGACGGAAGTGATGAAACATTTGAGCATTGCTATCAATCGAAGTGTTTGAAACATCGTTGCGCCTACGGTGGCTGTTTCGAGGACTCGCAACATTGTGATGGAAAAATAGACTGCATTGACGGTACAGATGAAAACGAATTCACCTGTGCGAACAGCACTAAGATGGCGGAgcttttaaacaataaaatacgtGGGGAATGTCG TGACAAGCCGTACACACAATATCAATGCCAGCAATCTAAGGAGTGTATCTCATATAGCCAAGTATGTGACGGTGTTGAGCAATGTCGGGATAAATCAGATGAATCAATTGAACTATGTGCAGCTAACTCCTGTCCTGAGGGATCCTTTCGCTGTGCCTATGGAGCCTGCATTGCAATTTCCGCTGCCTGTAATCATGCAATTGACTGTCGTGATGAATCAGATGAAGTGACTTCCATTTGCAAAAGTTGGCATAACCTTTCCTCTGACGCAAATTGGGAGATTTCACAATGGAAGATCACACCCGCAATCGATACACATGCCCCCGAGTCTGCAATACCGATGGCCGGGAACAAAGCTGCTGCTCAGCCTCTGAGTGAGGAGAAAAGCTGCATTGTACCGACAGATGACAAAGCTGTAAAATTGAGGACAATGTTCAATGGCTCGCCGTATTATGAAGGTAATGATGTGACTCATCTAACGACGATTGGTCTCGGCTGCAGCCCAAAGCACATTCTTAAAGGCACGGAAGTCAATACCTGTGACAATGGTAAATGGAAAGCACCTTGGCCCAAATGTGTTAGATTCTGTGACCGCAACCAGATCACAAACGATCCCAAAATCAATGTCATTTGCCGTTACCGGAATAAGATATTCGACTGTTTCAATGAGCCAGCAATTGTTAACACCATTGCCGAAATTACATGTGCTCCGGGCTATATACCTGAAGGAAATGTCGCAAAGAGCGATCGAGTCTGCAGTAGTGATGGTAGTTGGAGACGTCTGGATGCCAAATCGAGTAGACTTAAATGTAAGCCTGATTGTGGCAAGACTTTTAGCACAGTAGAAGGATATCCCTGGGTGGTCAGCATATATCGACATACTTCCAATAGTAATTTTAGATTCAGTTGCCTGGGTGCAATTATCGATCCGTTTTTTGTGTTAACTGCTGCCAGTTGTTTTTCCCCAAGTCCCGTTCCCCATACGACCCAGGTTGTCTTGGGCAACCATTCAATTGGATTTAACTCGGCCAAGGAACACGGCTTTGATACATTTAACATTGCCAACATCGATGTGGAAGAATT TAAGCCTTTTGCCCTGCTTAAGATGGTAAATCCTTTCACGCTCTCAGCCAAAGTGCGTCCCATTTGTTTGCAAAATTTCTCAGGAAATACAAGTCAGGACCCGGTGGAGCCTTGGAGAGTTCTTGGAGAGCCTTTGGTGTATCTTGATCCCAAAACTAATACATTCAATCTTACACATATTGTGGAAAACGATAAGAGGCTtactttcaatattaaaaatgaaattgttaatgAGATCAAGCAGAATGATTATCTATTggttaattaa